The region CTGGCATTGGTACAAAAAGGTTCGATTATTTATCTGGTATGTACCCGTCATGACAAATCGGATATTCAGACCTTTGCCCTGCACCGCTTCAAGTCGGCGAATGTTTTGAATACCCGTGCCCTGCACCCAGTGAACTTTGACATTGATGCATATATCGAATCAGGTGCTTTGGGCTTCCGGGTCAACTTCGACCAGCCTACTGAAAATGTCATGCTGAAACTGCACATGCCTGAAGCAGATGCGCACTACTTTGAAGAAAGCCAGCTGAGCCGCGATCAACAGATTGAAAAGCTTGATCATGGTATGGCTCTCATTAGTGCAACGGTTCCTTTTACTTCACAACTGGTATGGTGGCTACGCAGCTTTGGCAACAAGATTCAAAAAATTGAACCTGAGCAAGTTTCCCAAGCCGTACATCAAGAAGACGAAGCATAAAATAGATATAAAAAAGTCCCATTCCCGGGACTCATAATTTCTTATCATCTTTTTGTCGTTATTGTGGTTGGTTGATGGTAGTTAATAGCCTGCTGATCCTGCATATGCCTGTCTTGTTCCCCCAGGCATATGCAGTAAGGAAGTTTCATAGTTAAGGTCATTACATGCATAAGCACGCCAGCTCAGCAGTATTGAACCGGATCGATTTCTTCGTAATCCTTTCTCCTCCGTTATTAGATAAAAGCAATTTAATCCAGCCTTCCCTGTATGTGAAATAAAAAGAAGCGATGCCTTTTGCAGATTTTTTTCATAGGATTTTTTATGCTAAACATATTAGACCTCTTGCGAAAGTTGTTATTGCAAGTTGATTCGGTTTACCAGTGCAGCAATTAAGTTCATGCGTAAACCGAATCTTTTCCGTCTATTTCGATAGCGTTCACTTAAGATTCTAAATGTTTTCAATTGACTATTAATGTGTTCGATCACAACGCGTATTTTTCCAATCATTTTATTGTACTTTTTCTCAACTTCAAATAAAGGAAAATTCTTCTTTTTCTTAATGGGCATCAATAATTTAAAGCCATCTTGCTCTAATCCGTAGTACCCTAAATCAGTCATAACATATTCACAATGTTTGAATTTCTTAACCGTTTTCCTTGCCAATTTAATGTCATGCTGACTGCCATACGATATATCTAATCCTATGATTTGTTTACTCTTAGGATGGTAGATCACTTGGGCTTTAAGCGTATGTTTCTTCTTTTTACCACTATAGAACTTACTCTGATTTTTTTTTCGGGCGTTCTATTGAACATTCTGTCGCATCAATAATGACCCAGTTAAAGCGTTCGTCTGTTGTGGTAAGGCTTCGTTTTGGCAGAGTAAAACGTCTTGATCTCATTAAGGCATCTTCAACCTTTTTAATGGTTCGGTTCACATTACTTTCAGCGATATGATAGTGTGCTGCTAACTCCAATTGAGTGCTATAATTTCGTAAGTAATTGAGTGTTAATAACAATTGATCCTCTATAGCTAAAGTATGAGGACGGCCTGATTTCTTTTTGAGTGATTCTGCTTTTTCTAAAACCTCGACCATTTCGGTAAAAACTGCTCGAGGTACGCCAACCAAGCGCTTGAATTCAGAATCTGAAAAACGGTTTAAGTTCTGATATCTCATGAAATCTATATGGGGATGGTTTTTACTTTCGCAAGAGATCTATTATTTTGGTTGATTTTTAATCTAAACCATCTTTACAGGTTAAACCTATAAAATCCAATAACAATTTTGTTCTTGTATAAAACCGCCAAGCCTTGAAAATCTGAAGGTCTGATAAGAACAACAGGGAATCAAGATTTTATGGCAAATCCAGCTCAACTTGTCCGGCATAAACTGCTAAATACCTTTTTTTCACGGTATTCCATCTGGTTCCTTTGTATCTTTATTGCGTTGGTATTTACCGGCTTTCATATCGGCTATTCACCCCGCTATATTTACTATTTCATGCCTCAAACGCTGGTCAATACGCTGTGGATTATTAGCGCTGTTCTGAGTGTGGTGGGACTATATGATGTACTACAACACCGGCATTCTATTCTCAGGAACTATCCGATTATGGGTCATTTCCGCTTCCTGTTTGAAGAGTTCCGTCCAGAAATTCGCCAGTACTTTATTGAAGCCGATCAGGATGCCCTGCCTTTTTCCCGTATGCAGCGCAGTCTGGTTTATCAACGTGCCAAAAATGAAAATTCTGACAAACCTTTTGGTTCGATTATCGATGTCTATAACCATGACTATAAGTTTGTCACGCATTCGATTATCCCTTGCCCACCCGCAGATCCAGCGACTTTCAGGATTACGATTGGCAATGAACAATGTAAGCAGCCTTATAGTGCTTCAATCATGAATATTTCCGCCATGAGTTTTGGCAGTATGAGTGCCAATGCCATCCGCGCGCTTAATCTGGGTGCAAAAATGGGCAATTTCTACCATGATACAGGTGAAGGCAGCATTAGCCCCTATCATCTGGAAAATGGCGGAGACCTGGTTTGGGAAATTGGTAGTGCTTACTTTGGTTGTCGTACACTAGACGGCCAGTTTGATCCGGTCAAATTTGCGGAGAAAGCCAAAATTCCCCAAGTGAAAATGATTGAAATCAAGTTGTCTCAAGGTGCGAAACCAGGACATGGTGGGATTCTTCCAAAAGCCAAGATTTCTGAGGAAATTGCCGAGATTCGTGGAGTCAGCCGGGAACATGACTGTGTTTCTCCAGCAAGTCATCCTGCTTTCGGCACACCGATTGAAATGATGGAATTTATTCAGCAATTGCGTGAGCTGTCTGGTGGAAAACCTGTCGGCTTTAAGCTCTGCCTAGGACAACCCTGGCAATTTATGAGTATTGTCAAAGCCATGCTGCATACCAAAATTCTACCGGACTTCATTGTGGTCGATGGTTCAGAAGGCGGTACCGGAGCAGCCCCTATTGAGATGATTGATAATATTGGCGTACCTCTACGTGAAGGTTTACTGTTCGTTCATAACACATTAGTCGGTGCAGGATTACGTAAACAGATCAAAATTGGTGCAAGTGGTAAAATCATTAGTGCATTTGATATCGCCAGTACGATCGCAATTGGTGCAGACTGGGTCAATTCAGCGCGTGGTTTTATGTTTGCTATTGGCTGCATTCAGGCACAAAGCTGTCATACCAACCAATGTCCTGTCGGTGTCACCACTCAGGACAAGAGCCGCCAAAAGGCGCTGCATGTACCAAGCAAGGCAGAACGGGTCTATAACTATCATAAAAGTACCCTTAAGGCGCTCTCTGAAATGATCGCTTCCGCCGGTGTTTGCCATCCATCTGGTATTAAAGCTCATCAACTGGCTCAACGAATCAATAGCCATGAGATTAAAAACTATGCGCAATTGCACTTCTGGATGAAGGAGAATGAGCTACTCCACTGTGAAAATCGCGATGAAGAAAACTTTTATTATCGTATGTGGAATATTGCTACTGCAGAAAAATTTTAAATATATCGAAATAAAAAAGGCGATCCCAAAGAATCGCCTTAATATACTATTAACCACCTGAACTTAATAATAGGTCCGGCCACCCTGTGCATGCAGGAAGGCTGGAATCAGACCGGTCAGTGCCGCTCGAATGTCGGCACGCTCATTAATCAGCTGATGCGAACCTTCTTCCAGCATCAACAACGTCTGCAAACGGAATTTGCGTCGAATAAATTCGATGTTATAACGCCAATCTACAGTTTGATCCTGCGCACCCTGCGCCAGCCATACCGGAATACGGCAGGCTGGTCGGTCTTCCATCTGCTGCATCCAGCGTGACATCGCCAGAATCCAGTCCATGCCCATCATGCGAGGCTGTAATGGATCCTTTAAACGCACAAAGCGCAGGAATTCAGGATTATGGTTATTGCGTCTGAAATGACGTGGTACTTCACGCTTAATCCGACGAATAATTCCAAGACCCACAGAATTATGCCACCAAGCTGTTTTAGCCGGACGAATCAATGGTGAAAGTAGTAGCACGCGATCTACAAACGGATTTTCACGACGTTCTGCAAACTCCAGCAAGTGATGCATCCAGATCGCTCCACCAGTACTTTGTCCAATACCTAACCAAGGTTTCGGTAACTGCGTTGTATGTCGCACATAACGGTGTACTGCATGCAATACCTGCTGGTAATGATCAAAGTTCTGAATATTGGCCGATGAACCATTACTCAAGCCATGCCCCGGTAAATCAAAGGTCAGTACACTAAATCCTTCTTCCAGCAATTCTTTGACAATTGGCTGATAAATCCCGCTATGTTCCAGATAACCATGCAGCAAGAACACAGTACCCTGGATTTTGTCAAAGCGACTTTCTGTCAGATCAGGTTCAAATACCTGTACATGCAGCTTGAATAATGGCATCTGCACATAACCTTGCCAATGTTTAGCATTCAACAAGTCAAAACCATACAGTTTCCGGTAAGCCTGTAATTCCAGCGTAGGCTGCATATCCCGATTCAGATTTAGCGGTTGCAGCAACTGTGGGGTAATATCCCGGTTGGGAACGGGTAACTCCAGCTGTTTCAGAATTGCCGGGTTTAAAAATGGGATATCTGACATTAAGGTACCTCCCGACAGTCACTTGATCCAAACCACACATCCCGAAGTGTTGCTAAGAGTTCATAGTTAGCCCGTCGGCTATGATCATAGTTTTTAACACTTGGACGCCATGTAGTAAGTGAATTTGGCATTGGCGCTTCCACCGGAATGGTCTGAATACCGTTAAGTGCGAACAGACGGCGTGTACGTGGCATATGATAGCGATCCGTGATCAGGATCACCGTAGGGGCTCCACCCTTCTTCTGTAACAGCAATGAGCTGAAACGGGAATTCTCACAGGTATTCATACTGCGGTCTTCAAGCAGTTTGGCATCCACATCATAGGCTTGTAACCAGCGTTGCATATACGGTGCTTCTACTCCACTCAAAACAATCGGCAGATCATACTGTTTTTCGACTTCCAGGGTTTTTTCCAGGCGCAGACGAGTATAGTCATTGACGATAATATCTTTGCCATTTTCATGCAGGGTCAAACCGCCTCCCAAGACCACAATAGCATAAGGTTTGGACATCTCATCCTGCACTGGCTGAGTTTGGTCATGATTTAAAGTTGCGAGGTCTTCGGCAAATTCCACATTGGTCATTTGCGCAATATTTTGCTGATGCTGTTCAACATCATAGCTTTTTAGGAATTCTATAAACTGTTCCATCTGGGCAGCATTTTCATCACTGCTCAAGCTTAACAGTTCAGTCAGATCATCTGGTTCTACTGCATCAGCTGCTTCTGTTTCAGTCACCAGCAATGGTACCTGAACTTTCTGCTGTTCAGATTTTTCTGCCTCAGCTTCACGTTCATCTTCAAGTAACTGCTGTAAAGCTTTATAGCGTGCCTGAATCAGTGCCAGGTTCTGTGACTGATTTTTGGAAATATCTTCTTCCATCACCTTGAGATAAGCTTGGCGCGCAATCCATAATTCAGAACCTGGCTCCAGTGTTTCGTTGACACTTAAAGATGCCTGTTTCTGACTTTCAGCAGCGATCTGATTGACTTCGACCGGAACAAAATAGTTCAGTCCTTTGACCATCAGATGTGAATAAAACGGTGAATAAAGAAAGACGACGAACAGTGCGCACAGCACAAATAGTGCTGAGACTACTTGAACTATTCGAACCATCCAGTGTGCTTTATCCATCTATTTATCCTTTAATCCTGATGTGAGCGGATCATGCCATTTTCAGCAAACAAAACTGGCTCCGGTTCTAGGAGAACGCCAAATTTTTTCTGAACGTCAGTCTGTACAGCCTTATAGGTTGCACGTACGTCCTTGAGTGAGGCATTGGCATAATTTACCAGCACCAGCGCCTGTTTATGGAACATACCGACTGAACCCAGCTGTTTACCTTTCCATCCACTTTGATCAATCAACCAGCCGGCTGCCATTTTAACTTGATTATTCGGCTGCGGATAATGAGGTAAATTCGGGAATTGTTGAGCAATTTGGTCAAAGAATTGTAATTCAACTACTGGATTCTTAAAGAAACTACCAACATTTGGATATTCTTTAGGATCAGGCAATTTGCTCTGACGAATCTGAATCACCTGGCGCTCCAGATTTTCTGGCGTCTGTTCATCACCTACTGCTGTTTTCAGGTCACCATAATTGAGTTTAAGCTCAGGCTGTTTCAACAAACGGAAGATGACATGGGTAATGATGTAGCGGCCCGGATGGTCTTTAAAGATACTATGACGATAGGCGAAGTCACAATCTGCTGCTTTGATTGAGCTAAAACTGTGATTTTTACGATCGTAGACTTCAACGCTTTCAATAAACTCGCCAACTTCTACCCCATAAGCACCGATATTCTGTACCGGTGAAGCGCCGACAAGCCCCGGAATTAAAGCCAGATTTTGCAGGCCATAAAAGCCTTGCTGTGTGGTCCATAACACAAAATCATGCCAGTTCTGGCCTGCACCAACGCGAAGGCATTGCACCTGATCATCCGCATCCAGCAGTTCAATACCCTGGATGTCCATATGCAATACCAGTGCATGAATTTGTTCCGGTAAAAGCATATTGCTACCACCCGAGAGAATCAGAACATTTAGCTGTTGCTGCTTGGCGAATTCTAGCGCCTGAATCAGGTCTTCATTTGATTGAATTTTGCAGTAATGTGATGCCACTGCATCCAGACTGAGGGTATTAAAAGGTTTAAGTTGAACCTGTGTTTGGATTTGCATGACTTAAACCTTAAGCTCTTTTTGTTGCATTTTAAAGACATCGATCCATGCAAGACTGCTGGATTCACACTGATTGAGTACGCGTTCAAAACCTTCAGCACCGCCATAATAAGGATCAGGTACTGCCTGTTTTGGATAATCAGGATCATATTCGCTCATCAGGGCGACTTCGGCACGTAATTGACCAAATTCTTGTTCAGCACATTTCTGCAGTGCAAGAATATCACTGAGATTGGCGTCATCCATCGCAAGAATCAGATCAAAATCAAGGAAATCCTGTAGAGTCAGCTGACGGGCACGCAATGCAGACAGATCATAACCACGCTTTAAGGCATGTTCCTGACTGCGCAAATCAGGGGCTTTACCCGGATGATAATTACTGGTTCCCGCCGAATCGACCATAATATTGAGATTATGTACATCGCAATAATGTCTGAGGACCACCTCTGCCGTGGGAGAACGACAAATATTTCCCAGACAAACACATAACACCTTAAATGGCGTTCTGGATGACATAAACAACCTCAGCACTACTTTATTTTCAGGATTCTTATGTTAAGTTATTTGTATAGTGAATCCTATATCACAACACCACAATAATATGAATTTGGATAAAAATTAAGGAAGCAGCCATGCAAAGATTTCAATTTCAGACTGTTCCCAACATCATTGCCGGACTTGGCACAATTCGTGAGCTGCACCAAATTCTACAGAAAGGCAAATATATACGTGCGCTGTTAGTGACCGATCAAGGCATGATTGCACAGAATCTGCATGAGGAAGTTTTATACATTATCAATGAAGCAGGTCTGGATTACGCTATCTATGCTGATGTGCAGGCAGATCCGCCAGAACATATTATAGCGGATGCCATCTCTTTCGCCCGTCAGGAACAGATCGATGTGGTGATTGGTTTTGGTGGTGGCAGTTCACTGGATGTGGCCAAGATTATTGCCGTCTTGAGCCACGCACAGCAAACCCAATGCCTCCATGAGCTATATGGCATCGATCAAGTTGAAGGCCCACGTCTGCCCCTGATCCTGATTCCGACTACAGCAGGAACCGGTTCGGAAGTAACCCCAATTTCGATTGTGACTACAGGTGAGACCACCAAAACTGGAATTGTTTCCCCTTTCCTGTTTGCGGATACTGCCATTCTGGATGCCAGCTTTACCCGTAGTTTGCCTCGACACATTACGGCAGCGACCGGCATTGATGCCATGGTACATGCCATAGAAGCTTATACATCGAAAATCAAGAAAAATCCCTATTCGGATATGCTGGCCAAACAGGCATTAAAGCTCCTGAATAATAACCTGGCTCGTGTTCTGGATGATGGCGATGACCTGGAAGCACGCCAGAATATGCTGGTTGGTTCCATGCTGGCTGGTCAGGCTTTTGCCAATGCACCCGTCGGTGCAGTACATGCTTTGGCTTATCCACTTGGCGGCCATTTTCATCTTTCCCATGGGCATAGCAATGCGATTGTGCTGACTGAGGTACTGAAATTCAATGCCCCTGCGGCCAAACAGCGCTATGCTGAACTGATGACCTGGCTCGATCCCTACAGCAAAGGCTGCCATGATGGTTTAACCGATCTATTTATTGATCATTTTAATAATCATCTGGAACGTAGTGGTTTACCTCTGAAACTGAGTCAACTGGATATTCCTGAGCATATGTTAATGATGCTGGCGGAAGATGCCATGAAACAGACGCGACTGTTGCAAAACAATCCGCGAGATATGACTGTGGAAGACGCTCTACAGATCTATCAGGCGATTTATGCCTAATGTCTACCAATTAGCAACTTAAATTCATCTCAATTTTTATAAGAAACGATTCATGAGCAAAGCAACTGTCAAAACCCGTGAGCAATATACTTTCTTCTTCAGTATTCAGACCCGCTGGGCGGACAATGATCTATACGGCCATGTCAATAATGTTAACTATTACAGCTATTTTGATACCGCAGCCAATGCCCTGCTGATCCAACATGCTGGTTTTGACCCAAGGACTTCTCCCCATATTGGTTTGGTGGTGAATTCCTGCTGTCAGTTCAATCAGGAGCTGTCTTATCCAGAAGTGATTGAAGTCGGTGTCAATATTGCCAAGCTAGGAAGTTCCTCTCTGACTTATGACCTAGCCATCTTTAAGCAAGATCATGACCAGGCTGCAGCACAAGGCAGTTTTGTACATGTTTTTGTCGATCGTCATACACGAAAAAGCACCCCGATTTCGAATGAAATGCGAGATGCCCTATGTCCGTTTATACACAGTCGCTGTGAAATCTAGAACTTATTTCAGCTGAATGTTCTTCAATTCCGCATCGAAATTCTGTACCAGATCTTTCACCGCAGGTTCTGCATGTAGAAGTTCTTCAGCACGTTTAAATGCACGCACCTTACGTTCACGCTGCATGGTGTAAGGTATCAGTTCGTTGACATCTTCAAACTTCACCTTGAATTGTGTACCTGTCCACTGCTGTTTCAGTGCTTCTTCTAGCGTATGTTGCAACTGACCGAGTAACTGCTGGTAACGCTCCGGAATATGAAAAACTGATTCTCCATCAATCTGCCCGGTCATGATGCCGTACTGTGCCAGCTCCTGTACGGCCGGTGAAAGCTGGCTATTGCGGAACCAGAATTCCCATTTTTCTACAGTCCATTCACCCTGCATGTCCTGTACCGGAATTTGCAGAATATCCTGTGGCATCAGATTGCGGTCTGTTGAAATATCTGCATTTGCTGACTGGATATTTACAATTTCCGACGAAACTATAGGCGCTGCTTGGGATTCAACTGCGATATTTTCAACAGTTTCTGGCTCAGGTGCTGCTGCAGACAAACTGAATTCAGGCTCATTCTGCTCTACAGGTGCAGTAGCATGATCTTCAGGAAGATATTCTTCTAAAAGGAAATCATCACTGCTGGCTTCATTGCTTGCTGTAGCCGGTTCTACAGGTAAATCATCAAAACCAAACAGGCCATCTTCCACACTTGGATCAAACATAATCTGATCCGTACCTGTTTCAACTGTAGTAGGTTCTGCTGCCTGTACTTCGACAGATGCATTATCTAAATTTGGCTCAGTCTCATCATCGAGAAAATCATCGGAAGATGGCTCAGACTGCGCAGAGTCTGGGCTATATTCAGGCTCATCCTCATAATTTTCATCTAATGGAAAATCTTCGACCACCGGTGATGCAACTGGAGCACTTTCCTGTTGGGGTACAACGTTTGGCTGTGCAACTACAGGTGCCACTTGTTGAACTTGTACAGTATTGGCTTGGATTTCATTTGGCTGCAATGGGCGGAACGCCAGCAAGCGCAGCACCGTCATTTCAAAGCCCTGCTCCTGCGTTACTGCCATTTGCAGATCAGCACGACCTTTACAGGCAATTTGATAATACAGCTGCAGATCTTGTGCTGAAATCAGTCCTGAGAGCTGCATGATTTTCTGGTTAATTTCAGCACTATATTTCAGACTTAAATCTGGTAAATATTGTAAAAGTGCCAGTTCATGCAAGGTTGAAATCAGCTGATCCAGTACTAAGGAAACATCCAGTGCTTGTTGACGGAATTGAAGCAGAAGTTCACTGACTCGCGCTTTCTGGTTCTGATGAATTGCCAGAATCAGGTCATAGATAATGGTGCGGTCAATCAGCCCCAGCATCTCTTTCACGTCCTGATGCTGAATCGCCCCCTGACCATAGGCAATGGCCTGATCGGTCAGCGACAGTGCATCACGCAGTGAACCTTGAGCGGATTCGGCAATTTGCCAGATCGCATCCTGGTCAGCCTGAATACTTTCTTTTTGTAAAATATGACCCAGGTGATCAGTAATTTCATCGACTGCTAATGGACGCAAAGTAAACTGTAAACAGCGCGAAATAACCGTAATCGGGAGTTTTTGCGGATCTGTGGTTGCAAACAAGAACTTCACATGTTCAGGTGGCTCTTCCAGCGTCTTTAACAAGGCATTGAAAGAATGGGTAGAGAGCATGTGTACTTCATCGATCAGATAGACCTTAAAGCGACCTTGAGTCGGTGCATACGGAACGTTATCTAACAGTTCACGTGTATCTTCAACTTTTGTGCGGGAAGCTGCATCAATCTCGATCAGGTCAATAAAACGGCCTTCATTTACGGCGGTACAGGTTGGACACACCTCACACGGCGTTGAAGTCACCCCTGTTTCACAGTTCAGGCATTTTGCAAGAATACGTGCAATCGTCGTTTTACCCACACCGCGCGTGCCCGTAAATAAATAGGCATGATGCAGACGACCGCGTTCGAGCGCACTGGTTAAAGCACGAGAAACGTGGTTTTGACCCACCAATTCATTGAAATTACGAGGACGATATTTTCGTGCAAGTACCTGATACATGTATGCTCCTTTTTACAGGTCTAAGCATACTGTTTTTTTGATAAATAGTGAAATAAATGCAGGAATTGAATAAATAAAAATCCCTTTTTTATTCAGATAAAAAAAGGGATATAAAACAAAAACTTTTATCAAGAATTTAGGCTTTCAGCTAAAATAAAATCACTTTGCATCTGATAGCGTTTGCCTGTTTGATCTTCACGAATTTCCAGTAAGCCCTTTTCCAGATCAACGAACAGTAAATTTCGTTTAGCCACATTGAGCAATTCAATCTTCTGGCGGCTATCATCCTGGAAACGGATTTTACCGCTAATCGTTTCAAGCTCGTTATGACCACTCAGGCTTTCACGTTCCAGCACAAAGGTTTCATTTTTATTCAGTCGAAGTTTTACTGCCATTCCCGGGCAATCTTCACAGCTGGATAAACATCCCATACACGGGGTTGTACCCTGATATTCACCCACCCAAGCCGTTTGCATCGCTTGGGCTTCAACCGCAGTTTGGGCTTTATCCTGTTTGGTTTCCTGACAGCCCCATAGTGCCGCCGTTGCCACCAGTGGAATCAAAACAACTTTCTTCATGACTCTAGATTCAGCATGTTGATTATGCGGCAACATAGCATAGTGAATACGTCAGGTAAATTGTATTCATTTATCCAGAATCTTAAAACCAGCCTTTACGTCCGGTCTGGATCTTATCAGCGCAGCGTAAAGCTTCCTGGGTTAAGCCCCACAGACGGTAATCGCCAGTAATAGAGGCTGTAGGGAAATTATGGGTATAGGCAAAACTCAGGTTACGTTCCGGATCACACCAGGCCCCAGAACCATTAAAACCGACATGGCCAAAGCCTTGT is a window of Acinetobacter sp. ASP199 DNA encoding:
- a CDS encoding copper resistance protein NlpE N-terminal domain-containing protein; amino-acid sequence: MKKVVLIPLVATAALWGCQETKQDKAQTAVEAQAMQTAWVGEYQGTTPCMGCLSSCEDCPGMAVKLRLNKNETFVLERESLSGHNELETISGKIRFQDDSRQKIELLNVAKRNLLFVDLEKGLLEIREDQTGKRYQMQSDFILAESLNS